A window of the Verminephrobacter eiseniae EF01-2 genome harbors these coding sequences:
- a CDS encoding Bug family tripartite tricarboxylate transporter substrate binding protein — protein MPEAITNVYKILMGVAVAAVTVTAATTVYAQASYPSRPVRLVVSQAPGGSSDTIARLWAEHAGRVIGATIVVENKPGAGGIIAAQTALNAPADGYTLLLGSVSLMVLNQFTYKPLPYNPEKDFVGVTMLTTVPFVLSANPATGIKTLKDLTEKAKAAPGKLNFASAGLGNSTHLAVELVSNALGISMTHIPYKGEADGILATIGGQTEVMAPVYGTALPHIKNHKLNPLAVLSPQRTPELPDVPTLGELGVKGFDNMGWSAVVARAGTPPDIVEKLNKATAAFHKSPDVQAKLKSMGVIAMSGPSALVMETAARDTKAWGPTLGALNLSAK, from the coding sequence GTGCCTGAAGCAATCACGAACGTCTACAAGATCCTGATGGGTGTCGCGGTCGCGGCCGTCACGGTCACCGCGGCCACCACCGTGTACGCGCAAGCCTCCTACCCCAGCCGGCCCGTGCGCCTGGTCGTATCGCAGGCGCCGGGCGGCAGCAGCGACACGATCGCGCGCCTGTGGGCCGAGCACGCAGGCAGGGTCATCGGCGCCACCATCGTGGTGGAGAACAAGCCCGGTGCGGGCGGCATCATTGCCGCACAGACCGCGCTGAACGCGCCCGCCGATGGCTACACGCTGCTGTTGGGCAGCGTGTCGCTGATGGTGCTCAACCAGTTCACCTACAAGCCGCTGCCCTACAACCCCGAGAAGGATTTCGTTGGCGTGACCATGCTGACCACGGTGCCGTTCGTGCTGTCGGCCAATCCCGCCACGGGCATCAAGACGCTCAAGGACCTGACGGAAAAAGCGAAGGCGGCGCCGGGCAAGCTGAACTTCGCATCCGCCGGCCTGGGCAACTCCACCCACCTGGCAGTCGAGCTTGTGTCCAATGCGTTGGGCATTTCGATGACCCACATCCCTTACAAGGGCGAGGCCGACGGCATCCTGGCCACCATCGGTGGGCAGACCGAAGTGATGGCGCCGGTGTATGGCACGGCGCTGCCCCATATCAAGAACCACAAGCTCAATCCATTGGCCGTGTTGTCGCCGCAGCGCACCCCTGAGCTGCCTGATGTGCCCACCTTGGGCGAGCTGGGCGTGAAGGGCTTCGACAACATGGGCTGGAGTGCCGTGGTGGCACGCGCCGGCACGCCGCCCGACATCGTGGAAAAGCTCAACAAGGCGACGGCGGCCTTCCACAAGAGTCCCGACGTGCAGGCCAAGCTCAAGAGCATGGGCGTGATTGCCATGTCGGGCCCTTCCGCGCTGGTCATGGAAACGGCGGCGCGTGACACCAAGGCCTGGGGGCCCACGCTCGGGGCGCTGAACCTCAGCGCCAAGTAA